A window of Streptomyces sp. DG1A-41 contains these coding sequences:
- a CDS encoding FAD-binding oxidoreductase: MHTIDSSPPASRLPLPDSLAAVAIRPGDSDYDNVRHTYTRTGAPAAVIRVRDHEDIAAALAHARTARLPLTVRSGGHGISGRSTNDGGIVVDLSELSAVQVLDARSGLVRVEAGARWGDVAAQLAPHGLALSSGDTGDVGVGGLATTGGIGLMSRLHGLTIDHMRAAELVLADGSLVRTDADHDPDLFWAVRGAGANFGVATAFEFQAEPVGDVIAAVTTFDVGDTAVFLTRWGAAVEAAPRTVTSFLTPMAGPGGQLVAQAMTVHAGADTETAREALAPVLSAGPVLRNQAFVAPYHQLLPATHAAQYAQQPLTVSRSGLLEHLTEPAAAAIASLLRAGRAPMVQLRSVGGAVNDTPSTATAYAHRTQNFSLMAATVPAGRRNLDRHWEKLHPHLNGLYLSFETGTGRQQLQDAFPGAVLDRLVLLKSRYDPDHVFDNNFALPSADLPG, translated from the coding sequence ATGCACACCATCGACAGCTCACCGCCGGCCTCTCGGCTGCCCCTCCCCGACAGTCTCGCCGCGGTCGCGATCCGGCCGGGCGACAGCGATTACGACAACGTGCGGCACACCTACACCCGCACCGGGGCACCGGCCGCCGTGATACGCGTCCGCGATCACGAGGACATCGCAGCCGCCCTGGCCCACGCCCGCACCGCACGGCTTCCCCTGACCGTGCGCAGCGGCGGCCACGGCATCAGCGGCCGCTCCACCAACGACGGCGGCATCGTCGTCGACCTCTCCGAACTGAGCGCCGTGCAGGTGCTCGACGCCCGATCCGGGCTGGTACGCGTGGAAGCGGGAGCACGCTGGGGAGACGTCGCCGCCCAGCTCGCGCCCCACGGTCTGGCCCTTTCCTCCGGAGACACGGGAGACGTCGGGGTCGGCGGGCTGGCCACCACCGGCGGTATCGGCCTCATGTCCCGCCTGCACGGCCTCACCATCGACCACATGCGCGCCGCCGAACTGGTCCTGGCGGACGGCTCCCTCGTGCGGACCGACGCCGATCACGACCCGGACCTGTTCTGGGCGGTGCGCGGCGCGGGAGCCAACTTCGGGGTCGCGACGGCGTTCGAGTTCCAGGCCGAGCCGGTGGGCGACGTGATCGCCGCGGTCACCACGTTCGACGTCGGGGACACAGCCGTGTTCCTGACCCGGTGGGGGGCCGCCGTGGAGGCGGCGCCCCGAACGGTCACCAGCTTCCTGACTCCTATGGCGGGCCCCGGTGGACAGCTTGTCGCCCAGGCGATGACCGTGCACGCGGGGGCGGACACCGAAACGGCGCGCGAGGCGCTCGCACCCGTGCTGTCCGCCGGGCCCGTGCTGCGGAACCAGGCCTTCGTCGCTCCGTACCACCAGCTGCTGCCGGCCACGCACGCGGCGCAGTACGCGCAGCAGCCGCTCACGGTGTCGCGCTCCGGGCTGCTGGAGCACCTCACCGAGCCCGCCGCCGCGGCCATCGCATCGCTGCTGAGGGCGGGAAGGGCACCCATGGTGCAGCTGCGGTCCGTCGGCGGAGCGGTCAACGACACGCCCTCGACAGCGACGGCCTACGCGCACCGCACGCAGAACTTCTCGCTGATGGCCGCCACCGTGCCGGCGGGGCGCAGGAACCTGGACCGGCACTGGGAAAAACTTCACCCGCACCTGAACGGGCTCTACCTGAGCTTCGAAACGGGCACCGGACGACAGCAGTTGCAGGACGCATTCCCCGGGGCGGTGCTGGACCGGCTCGTGCTCCTCAAGTCGCGCTACGACCCCGACCACGTCTTCGACAACAACTTCGCCCTGCCGTCGGCGGACCTTCCCGGTTGA
- a CDS encoding SDR family oxidoreductase: MSDIQEDRLLSGRTVLVAGATGGIGEGMTLALLRQGATVVATGRSEERLAGLADHVKEAGPGTLITRTVNVGDADSEKVRAQLSPYGALDGAVVSIGDWGSPERTGILDISDREWEEMIASNLTSHFHALRALTPLLSRKGALVHLSGFSADIPYPFSALVGATNAAKKSLVRSLDAELNGAGPRVYELIIGPIRTRPRAAIGADNPGWFSAEDLGRHAGRLIARSGPYADASLQYLITRAHGVRTTPPQ; encoded by the coding sequence ATGAGCGACATACAGGAGGACCGGCTGCTGTCCGGGCGGACCGTTCTGGTGGCGGGCGCGACCGGTGGCATCGGCGAGGGAATGACCCTCGCGCTGCTTCGCCAGGGAGCCACCGTCGTGGCCACCGGTCGCAGCGAGGAACGACTGGCCGGCCTCGCCGACCACGTCAAGGAAGCCGGGCCCGGCACTTTGATCACCCGGACCGTCAATGTCGGCGATGCCGACAGCGAGAAGGTGCGCGCACAGCTGTCGCCCTACGGCGCGCTCGACGGCGCCGTCGTCTCGATCGGCGACTGGGGCAGCCCGGAGCGCACCGGCATCCTCGACATCTCCGACCGTGAGTGGGAGGAAATGATCGCCTCCAACCTGACGAGCCATTTCCACGCGCTGCGTGCGCTCACCCCCCTGCTGTCCCGAAAGGGAGCGCTGGTGCACCTGAGCGGTTTCAGCGCGGACATCCCCTATCCGTTCTCCGCCCTCGTGGGAGCCACCAACGCGGCGAAGAAGTCGCTGGTGCGCTCGCTGGACGCGGAACTGAACGGTGCGGGCCCGCGCGTGTACGAGCTCATCATCGGCCCCATCCGTACCCGCCCGCGGGCCGCGATCGGCGCGGACAACCCCGGTTGGTTCAGCGCCGAGGACCTCGGCAGGCACGCGGGCCGGCTCATCGCCCGCAGCGGCCCGTACGCCGACGCCTCGCTGCAGTACCTGATCACCCGCGCCCATGGCGTGCGGACCACGCCACCCCAGTAG
- a CDS encoding isochorismatase family protein, with the protein MAPESLTPANTTVVLVDYAVGFANLLRSHDLVEHINNVVGLAKTAKWYGSGLVVTNGQSSKPSGPLYPELLEALGDQPVIERAVDFNSFLDESFAQAVRAEGRENLVIGGIATDGCVLQTVLGGLREGYRVHVAVDASASPSLEAHNAAVQRMVQAGVVPVTWFSLAAEFQLDPKFHDAPHRMRLMQENVPAMAMSARSYGNAVELGKRAAAAA; encoded by the coding sequence GTGGCACCTGAGTCCCTCACCCCGGCCAACACCACCGTCGTCCTCGTCGACTACGCCGTCGGTTTCGCGAACCTCCTGCGCTCCCATGACCTCGTGGAGCACATCAACAACGTCGTGGGCCTGGCGAAGACCGCGAAGTGGTACGGAAGCGGCCTGGTGGTGACCAACGGCCAGTCCAGCAAGCCGTCCGGCCCGCTGTACCCGGAACTGCTGGAGGCCCTCGGCGACCAGCCGGTCATCGAGCGCGCGGTCGACTTCAACTCCTTCCTGGACGAGTCGTTCGCCCAGGCGGTCCGGGCGGAGGGCCGGGAGAACCTGGTGATCGGCGGCATCGCCACCGACGGGTGCGTCCTGCAGACCGTGCTCGGCGGCCTGCGCGAGGGCTACCGCGTGCACGTGGCGGTCGACGCCTCCGCCAGCCCCTCGCTCGAGGCCCACAACGCGGCGGTGCAGCGCATGGTCCAGGCCGGTGTCGTCCCGGTGACCTGGTTCTCCCTGGCCGCCGAGTTCCAGCTCGACCCCAAGTTCCACGACGCCCCGCACCGCATGCGCCTGATGCAGGAGAACGTGCCGGCCATGGCCATGAGCGCCCGCTCCTACGGCAACGCCGTCGAACTGGGCAAGCGCGCCGCCGCAGCCGCCTGA
- a CDS encoding TetR family transcriptional regulator has protein sequence MDTPPTNLADQDATPTKKRRRDPEASRAAILEAARAAFAERGYTKTTVRDVARRAGVTHGLVLRHFTSKEQLFLAAVPSPRTLMAEVAGDPKTLPTRIARSYVRRMAESGGSDPFVAMLRAVASEEETAKRLFTAMQQDSLEMYRQVIPGPELEERVASVGAYLIGVTFSRYVFRSGPLAEMSDEQLVRHLGPNLRSILLG, from the coding sequence ATGGACACGCCACCCACGAACCTCGCCGACCAGGACGCCACTCCGACCAAGAAGCGCAGGCGGGACCCTGAAGCAAGCAGGGCCGCAATCCTCGAAGCCGCCCGGGCCGCCTTCGCCGAGCGCGGCTACACCAAGACGACCGTCCGCGACGTTGCGCGCCGGGCCGGAGTCACCCACGGCCTGGTCCTGCGGCACTTCACATCCAAGGAACAGCTGTTCCTCGCCGCGGTCCCCAGCCCCCGCACGCTCATGGCGGAAGTGGCCGGCGACCCCAAGACCTTGCCGACGCGCATCGCCCGGTCCTACGTCCGGCGCATGGCCGAGAGCGGAGGCAGCGACCCGTTCGTGGCCATGTTGCGTGCGGTGGCCTCTGAGGAGGAGACCGCCAAACGGTTGTTCACCGCGATGCAGCAGGACAGTCTGGAGATGTACCGGCAGGTGATTCCCGGCCCCGAACTGGAGGAGCGCGTCGCGTCTGTGGGCGCCTATCTCATCGGGGTGACGTTCTCCCGGTACGTCTTCAGAAGCGGGCCGCTGGCCGAGATGTCGGACGAACAGCTCGTCCGGCATCTCGGCCCCAACCTGCGCAGCATTCTGCTGGGCTGA
- a CDS encoding DUF6411 family protein — protein MVVAAVIAVCVVLAVLAFLVPRLSRHPERGTQRTLGAGARAGGKAPGILGRLLSKPFHTSSRAVTRSGSAGRRSRGRMPF, from the coding sequence ATGGTAGTCGCCGCCGTTATCGCCGTGTGCGTTGTCCTGGCCGTCCTGGCCTTCCTCGTCCCCCGTCTCTCCCGCCATCCCGAACGCGGCACGCAACGTACGCTCGGTGCCGGGGCGCGGGCCGGTGGCAAGGCGCCCGGCATTCTGGGCAGGCTCCTCAGCAAGCCCTTCCACACCAGTTCGCGAGCGGTGACCCGCAGCGGTTCGGCAGGCCGCCGCTCCCGCGGCCGCATGCCCTTCTGA
- a CDS encoding carboxylesterase family protein encodes MSFNYRLDVYGYGYLPDAPASANRGLLDQIAALTWVRENITGFGGNPDNITVAGESAGAMSILALLSRDDGLFPKAIVQSGTAHRAVAGAVSNSPHCGAAWGRPDPTTVKPGSANRCLASTASPPPSGPRRWMFCPDRATTCHFTPRNRT; translated from the coding sequence GTGAGCTTCAACTACCGCCTGGACGTGTACGGATACGGCTATCTGCCCGACGCGCCCGCGTCAGCCAACCGCGGTCTGCTGGACCAGATCGCCGCGCTCACGTGGGTGCGCGAGAACATCACCGGCTTCGGCGGCAACCCGGACAACATCACCGTGGCCGGGGAGTCCGCCGGCGCGATGAGCATCCTGGCGCTCCTTTCCCGCGACGACGGCCTGTTCCCCAAGGCGATCGTGCAGAGCGGCACCGCTCACCGCGCCGTGGCGGGGGCGGTCTCGAACAGCCCCCACTGCGGGGCCGCTTGGGGCAGGCCGGACCCGACGACGGTGAAGCCGGGATCGGCGAACAGGTGCCTGGCGAGTACGGCCTCACCGCCGCCGTCCGGGCCGAGGAGGTGGATGTTCTGCCCGGACAGGGCGACCACCTGCCACTTCACGCCGCGGAACCGGACGTGA
- a CDS encoding carboxylesterase family protein yields MTDDGAHFLGIPYAAAPVGDLLFAAPVPPKRWLGVRAAHTFGAAAPQPPLGGRLGEITSAPDVAGEECLNVNVWTPDPDASGLPVLVWIHGGGFTTGSSAVPSYEVPPSPTMAWCA; encoded by the coding sequence GTGACCGACGACGGCGCCCACTTCCTGGGCATCCCTTACGCCGCCGCTCCCGTCGGCGATCTGCTGTTCGCCGCCCCTGTGCCACCGAAGCGATGGCTGGGAGTGCGCGCCGCCCACACCTTCGGCGCCGCCGCGCCCCAGCCGCCGCTGGGAGGCCGGTTGGGAGAGATCACCTCCGCCCCGGATGTGGCGGGCGAAGAATGTCTGAACGTGAACGTCTGGACGCCTGATCCTGACGCGTCCGGCCTGCCGGTCCTGGTGTGGATTCACGGCGGCGGGTTCACCACCGGCTCCTCCGCCGTGCCCAGCTACGAGGTGCCACCTTCGCCCACGATGGCGTGGTGTGCGTGA
- a CDS encoding polyprenyl synthetase codes for MTREAGRRDGLDEQAVLLMAGLADLAVSTLSSAAGTLRGLLRRSDTAELAAQAENELVARGRLALDRYAAVPPAHLEILARHARARKDADAV; via the coding sequence ATGACGCGAGAAGCGGGACGGCGCGACGGCTTGGACGAGCAGGCGGTGCTGCTCATGGCCGGGCTGGCCGATCTGGCCGTGAGCACGCTGAGTTCGGCCGCGGGGACGCTGCGGGGGCTGCTGCGCCGCTCGGACACCGCAGAGTTGGCGGCGCAGGCCGAGAACGAGCTGGTGGCGCGTGGGCGCCTGGCGCTGGACCGGTACGCGGCCGTCCCCCCGGCCCACCTGGAGATCCTCGCCCGGCACGCCCGGGCCCGGAAGGACGCCGATGCCGTCTGA
- a CDS encoding polyprenyl synthetase family protein, translating into MPSDRWEPAAFKTRVDEVLHRFVAQEAGQFAAIDPLLAPVAEQLEAAVADGKRLRAAFCYWGWRAVGQPDSDALVRAAASMELVHAAAVVHDDLIDDSPLRHGRPTAHIALRGAVRRRPRAGAAARSLAMLVGDLLMALAGQLFATSGLPAAYLARARPLWSVMARELIAGECLEILRTGAGPDTAASLKVIRYKTAKYTVEQPLLIGGALAGAGAQLREGYCAYGLPLGEAFQLRDDLLGLFGDPERTGKSTTDDVRGHRPTALLAETWRLAGHEDREQLRVLLGRRSPDADALDTVREMMRRLEAPDRIEAMIGARVQEALGALHELDVPAHAASALTALAQSAADRLS; encoded by the coding sequence ATGCCGTCTGACCGGTGGGAGCCGGCCGCGTTCAAGACCCGCGTCGACGAGGTGCTGCATCGGTTCGTCGCGCAGGAGGCCGGCCAGTTCGCCGCGATCGATCCGCTCCTGGCCCCGGTGGCCGAGCAGCTGGAGGCGGCGGTCGCGGACGGCAAACGGCTGCGAGCGGCGTTCTGCTACTGGGGCTGGCGCGCGGTGGGGCAGCCGGACAGCGACGCGCTGGTGCGGGCCGCGGCCTCCATGGAGCTGGTGCACGCCGCCGCGGTCGTGCACGACGATCTCATCGACGACAGCCCGCTTCGGCACGGTCGCCCCACCGCGCACATCGCCCTGCGGGGTGCCGTGCGGCGCCGTCCACGCGCCGGCGCCGCCGCGAGGTCGCTGGCGATGCTGGTCGGAGACCTGCTCATGGCGCTTGCCGGGCAGTTGTTCGCCACCAGTGGTCTGCCCGCCGCCTACCTCGCCCGGGCCCGCCCGTTGTGGTCGGTGATGGCCCGCGAGCTGATCGCGGGAGAGTGCCTGGAGATCCTGCGCACCGGAGCCGGTCCGGACACCGCCGCGTCGCTGAAGGTGATCCGCTACAAAACCGCCAAGTACACCGTCGAGCAGCCTCTGCTGATCGGCGGCGCTCTGGCCGGGGCAGGCGCGCAGCTACGCGAGGGCTACTGCGCATACGGACTGCCGCTGGGCGAGGCATTCCAGCTGCGTGACGACCTGCTCGGCTTGTTCGGAGACCCGGAACGCACCGGCAAGTCCACCACCGACGACGTGCGCGGCCACCGGCCCACGGCCCTGCTGGCCGAGACCTGGCGCCTTGCCGGCCACGAAGACCGGGAACAGCTGCGCGTCCTGCTGGGCCGGCGCAGCCCGGACGCGGATGCCCTGGACACAGTGCGCGAGATGATGCGCCGGCTGGAGGCACCCGACCGCATCGAGGCCATGATCGGCGCACGCGTGCAGGAGGCACTCGGCGCTCTCCACGAATTGGACGTACCAGCGCACGCCGCGAGCGCTTTGACCGCACTGGCGCAGTCCGCAGCGGACCGCCTGTCCTGA
- a CDS encoding oxygenase MpaB family protein, with amino-acid sequence MAYTEASMDALRHVGDELADATVAALFERGRVGTFNTLMRYVSTAGAPLPDGLPDVAREYLEATRVPPSWVDWAEMERARLFFVDNNVHISTALSFASMPACYVVPHVAKLLSATHGLEYPSKRMAETGQFTVYLMQPDAFEAGSRFIPAAQKVRLLHASIRHHLKRENRWDTTALGTPICQEDMIGGQMFFSLLVLDSLHRLGIHMSQEGAEAYYYAWRVVGAMLGVDQDAVPKTLEEARTFLDLYMIRHMGPSEEGTRLTRQLIDLYEEVVPGTFFDPIVSALIRHLIGDTCSDWLHVPQTPWDTVVKAVPHLLGILETIEDRSPLGAWALDRLGHLTTILELSSLTRGRVMHYAIPEQLKKDYGISNTVPRTHRWTPPAATVS; translated from the coding sequence ATGGCCTACACCGAGGCATCCATGGACGCCCTGCGGCACGTCGGCGACGAACTCGCCGACGCCACCGTCGCCGCACTCTTCGAACGCGGCCGGGTAGGCACGTTCAACACGCTGATGCGCTACGTCTCCACCGCCGGCGCTCCCCTGCCGGACGGGCTGCCCGATGTCGCCCGGGAGTACCTGGAAGCCACCCGTGTCCCGCCGTCCTGGGTGGACTGGGCGGAGATGGAGAGGGCCCGGTTGTTCTTCGTCGACAACAATGTGCACATCTCCACCGCGCTGTCCTTCGCCTCCATGCCCGCCTGCTACGTCGTCCCACACGTGGCGAAGTTGTTGTCGGCCACCCACGGACTGGAGTACCCCTCCAAACGGATGGCGGAGACGGGTCAGTTCACCGTCTACTTGATGCAGCCCGACGCCTTCGAGGCCGGCAGCCGTTTCATCCCCGCCGCCCAGAAGGTGCGCCTCCTGCACGCTTCCATCCGCCACCATCTCAAGCGCGAGAACCGGTGGGACACCACCGCGCTGGGAACGCCGATCTGCCAGGAGGACATGATCGGCGGGCAGATGTTCTTCTCCCTGCTCGTCCTGGACAGCCTGCACCGCCTCGGCATCCACATGTCGCAGGAAGGCGCCGAGGCCTACTACTACGCCTGGCGCGTCGTCGGCGCCATGCTCGGCGTCGACCAGGACGCCGTCCCCAAAACCCTGGAGGAGGCCCGCACCTTCCTGGACCTGTACATGATCCGGCACATGGGACCCTCCGAGGAGGGGACGCGCCTGACCCGGCAGCTCATCGACCTCTACGAGGAGGTCGTGCCCGGCACCTTCTTCGACCCGATCGTCTCCGCTCTCATCCGCCACCTCATCGGCGACACCTGCTCCGACTGGCTCCACGTGCCACAGACCCCATGGGACACCGTCGTCAAGGCCGTACCCCACCTGCTCGGCATCCTCGAAACCATCGAAGACCGCTCCCCGCTCGGCGCCTGGGCCCTGGACCGCCTCGGCCACCTGACCACCATCCTCGAGCTGTCCTCCCTCACCCGCGGACGCGTCATGCACTACGCCATCCCCGAACAGCTCAAGAAGGACTACGGCATCTCCAACACGGTGCCCCGCACCCACCGATGGACTCCGCCAGCCGCGACGGTGTCTTGA
- a CDS encoding pyridoxamine 5'-phosphate oxidase family protein gives MGTVGRADRFYEEQVLDRLNARMKEFVARQEMFFLATADSRGECDSTFRAGPPGFLRVLDDATLAYPEYRGNGVMASLGNIRENPHIGMLMIDFSQDRIGLHVNGRAQLVTDDTMRQRIPDLPVDPVPGRRPCMWVQVDVEEAYIHCSKHIPRLVGAPLRQNTNGTAPSAADGEQAWGTDDAKRKGGDYFGAAAQDRGLAPR, from the coding sequence TTGGGCACCGTCGGCCGCGCCGACCGATTCTACGAGGAGCAGGTACTGGACCGGCTCAACGCGCGTATGAAGGAGTTCGTGGCCCGCCAGGAGATGTTCTTCCTCGCGACCGCGGACAGCCGCGGCGAGTGCGACAGCACCTTCCGGGCAGGCCCGCCAGGCTTTCTCCGGGTACTCGACGACGCGACCCTTGCCTACCCGGAGTACCGCGGGAACGGCGTCATGGCCTCGCTCGGCAACATCCGGGAGAACCCACACATCGGCATGCTGATGATCGACTTCTCCCAGGACCGTATCGGCCTCCATGTCAACGGCCGGGCACAGTTGGTCACCGATGACACGATGCGCCAGAGGATTCCAGACCTACCGGTCGATCCAGTACCCGGGCGCCGCCCCTGCATGTGGGTGCAGGTCGACGTCGAGGAGGCATACATCCACTGCTCGAAGCACATACCGAGGCTGGTCGGAGCACCGCTCCGGCAGAACACCAACGGGACGGCCCCTTCCGCTGCCGACGGCGAGCAGGCCTGGGGTACCGACGACGCCAAGCGCAAGGGTGGCGACTACTTCGGAGCGGCGGCGCAGGATCGCGGACTGGCTCCCCGCTGA
- a CDS encoding endonuclease/exonuclease/phosphatase family protein, translating into MAVACVVLVGPSAPSGAPFGKSLPVAAVRDVVPNRVMTWNICNPCEVSNVDRAAEIAAYAPQVIGLQEACVRDVERIREYLEILYGLVYHVKYGTVLRDWGRCGGVPWSPGAFGQAVLSAAPMTDRVHVEYPDGGSEDRGYMAVTTMVGGQRVRLFNTHLAQRRQEAVRADQTGVLAAEVARHDRAIVLGDFNAVPDAPELTRIWALAADTDPQCRPSPAGTCKPTTDWHSKFDYIFLRGITPLGHRVQPTPYSDHHLLHTDLGPA; encoded by the coding sequence ATGGCCGTGGCCTGTGTGGTGCTCGTCGGCCCCAGCGCGCCGAGCGGTGCGCCCTTCGGCAAGTCGCTGCCCGTCGCTGCCGTCAGGGATGTGGTCCCGAACCGTGTCATGACGTGGAACATCTGTAATCCCTGCGAGGTGAGCAACGTCGACCGGGCGGCGGAGATCGCCGCGTATGCGCCCCAGGTCATCGGTCTTCAGGAAGCGTGTGTGCGTGACGTCGAGAGGATCCGGGAGTATCTGGAGATCCTTTACGGCCTGGTTTATCACGTCAAGTACGGGACGGTTCTTCGGGATTGGGGTCGCTGCGGGGGAGTGCCGTGGAGTCCGGGCGCCTTCGGCCAGGCGGTTCTCTCGGCGGCACCGATGACAGACCGTGTCCACGTGGAATACCCCGACGGCGGATCCGAGGACCGTGGGTACATGGCAGTCACGACCATGGTGGGCGGCCAGCGGGTCCGGCTCTTCAACACACACCTCGCCCAACGACGTCAGGAGGCAGTCCGGGCAGACCAGACGGGGGTACTCGCCGCAGAAGTCGCCCGGCACGACCGCGCAATCGTTCTCGGCGACTTCAACGCGGTGCCGGACGCTCCCGAACTCACCCGAATATGGGCACTGGCCGCGGACACCGACCCCCAGTGTCGCCCCTCGCCCGCCGGCACCTGCAAGCCGACCACCGACTGGCACAGCAAGTTCGACTACATCTTCCTGCGCGGCATCACCCCGCTCGGGCACCGCGTGCAACCCACCCCGTACTCGGACCACCATCTGCTGCACACCGACCTGGGCCCGGCTTAG